From Ammospiza caudacuta isolate bAmmCau1 chromosome 31, bAmmCau1.pri, whole genome shotgun sequence, one genomic window encodes:
- the NEMP1 gene encoding nuclear envelope integral membrane protein 1 produces the protein MKPAPGRRRLPVLPVLLLLFLPLLLLGAAGPKDAVIPLQDGRKSRYWESQRFCYTNTRTPQWNDVWTRTQIRVTSDRMLRVTQVDSEEELEKFSLWNVVFSFLRGKLNDTSIDVDLYSNKTCLKVELLEPGTSYNVVLLRRFDPKLFLVFFLGLLLFFCGDTLSRSQIFYYSAGISVGLLASLLVLVYMMSKVMPKKSPVYFLLVGGWSFSLYLLQLIFKNLQEICKSYWQYLLGYLLSVGLLSFAVCYRYGPLENERSINLLSWALQLLGLLLIYSGIQIHPIALGLVLVAVCTKNLDYPLQWAFAAYRKVQSSKLGPTPPRFLTEEEFQLQGEVETRRALAELRSFCKSPEFSAWTTVSRIQSPKRFADFVGGASHVTPNEVSAHEREFGLESLSIDEELFEEDDDDEEDEEEENISDSSGGNHMSDSLFHNHVDVQ, from the exons ATGAAACCGGCTCCGGGACGGCGGCGGCTCCCGGTACtgcccgtgctgctgctgctgttcctgcccttgctgctcctgggagcCGCAG GCCCCAAGGATGCCGTGATCCCACTCCAGGACGGGCGCAAGTCCCGGTACTGGGAATCCCAGCGCTTCTGCTACACCAACACCCGCACCCCGCAATGGAACGACGTCTGGACCAggacacag ATCCGCGTCACCAGCGACCGCATGCTCCGCGTCACCCAGGTGGACAgcgaggaggagctggagaagttCAGCCTGTGGAACGTGGTCTTCTCCTTCCTGAGGGGCAAACTCAACGACACCAGCATCGATGTGGACCTCTACAGCAACAAAACCTGCCTCAAGGTcgagctgctggagcctggcacCAGCTACAACGTCGTCCTCTTGCGAC gttttgaTCCTAAGCTGttccttgttttcttcctgggcctgctgttgtttttttgtggggACACTCTGAGCAG GAGCCAAATCTTTTACTACTCAGCTGGGATCAGTGTTGGCTTGTTGGCCTCTCTGCTTGTCCTTGTCTACATGATGTCCAAAGTCATGCCCAAG AAAAGCCCTGTGTACTTCCTGCTGGTTGGAGGTTGGTCCTTTTCCCTGTACCTGCTTCAGCTGATCTTCAAGAACCTGCAGGAGATCTGCAAGTCCTACTGGCAGTACCTGTTAG GTTACCTGCTCTCTGTGGGCCTCCTGAGCTTCGCCGTGTGCTACAGGTACGGCCCCTTGGAGAACGAGCGCAGCATCAACCTCCTGTcctgggccctgcagctcctggggctgctgctcatCTACTCAGGCATCCAGATCCACCCCATCGCCCTGGGCCTGGTGCTGGTGGCTGTCTGCACCAAGAACCTGGATTACCCCTTGCAGTGGGCATTTGCTGCCTAcag GAAGGTGCAGAGCTCCAAGCTGGGCCCGACCCCCCCTCGGTTTCTGACAGAGGAGGAATTTCAGCTCCAGGGCGAGGTGGAGACCAGAAgggccctggcagagctgaggagctTCTGCAAGAGCCCCGAATTCTCTGCCTGGACCACAGTGTCCCGCATCCAGTCCCCTAAAAG GTTTGCTGACTTTGTGGGTGGTGCTTCCCACGTCACCCCCAACGAGGTGTCAGCCCACGAGAGGGAGTTTGGCCTGGAGAGTCTCTCCATTGATGAGGAGCTCTTcgaggaggatgatgatgatgaggaggatgaagaggaagaaaacatcaGTGACTCCTCTGGTGGGAATCACATGAGTGATTCCCTGTTCCACAACCATGTGGATGTCCAGTGA
- the MYO1A gene encoding unconventional myosin-Ia isoform X1, translating into MEGSSSMLDAEAVADLVLLDPLTEESLVQTLQERFRRRDIYTYIGNVVISVNPYQSLPIYTPEKVEEYRNCSFFAVKPHIYAIADDAYRSLRDRDRDQCILITGESGAGKTEASKLVMSYVAAVSSKGEEVNKVKEQLLQSNPVLEAFGNAKTVRNDNSSRFGKYMDIEFDFKGEPLGGVISNYLLEKSRIVRHVKGERNFHIFYQLLAGASPQLLQQLKLRQDCGHYRYLDREGSSLPGMDDAANFHAMQDAMRIIGFSPTEVTELLQVTAVVLKLGNVQLSSSFQASGMEACSISEPQELREICELIGLDPGRLERALCSRTVKARDETVLTTLTVPQGYYGRDALAKNIYSRLFDWLVQRINASIQVKSDKQRKVMGVLDIYGFEIFQDNGFEQFIINYCNEKLQQIFILMTLKEEQEEYVREGIQWTPVEFFDNSIICNLIENSTTGILAMLDEECLRPGVVNEDTFLTKLNQLLATHKHYESKETQNARRVTDASLPPRCFRIHHYAGKVTYNVTGFIEKNNDLLFRDLSQAMWAAQHALLRSLFPEGDPQKVSLKLPPTAGFQFKSSVAMLMKNLYSKNPNYIRCIKPNDTKSAMVFTPELVLAQVRYLGLLENVRVRRAGYAFRQLYGPFLQRYKMLNAQTWPRWDRGDREGTEVLLAGLQFPAEELAFGHTKIFIRSPRTLFDLERRRQERVAELATLIQKMFRGWRCRTQYQLMRKSQILISAWFRGHRQKNRYKQMKRSALILQAYARGWKSRRLLRELKSQYRRHAAATTIAAHWRGYQARKTYRKYFRSSASTCLANFIYQRLVQKYLVGLAKNLPPLSVTDRTWPPAPYRFLDNTNQELKNIFYHWKCKKYRDQLSASRRAQLQARLCASELFKDKKTLYPKSLQQPFRGDYLGLKQNPKYQKLHAVAKDKLVMADSVRKVNRASGKTVPRLLLLTTEHLVLADPKAAQPKNVLSLSDIRGVSVTRFSDGFLALHLKEISTVGAKGDFLLVSDHLIELVTRLYQTFEATTGQALPLHITDRFSTRFPKGDVSITVVESPKASTNGPVCKKKGSNKMEVLVY; encoded by the exons ATGGAAGGCTCCTCGTCGATGCTGGACGCCGAGGCTGTGGCGGATCTGGTGCTGCTGGACCCGCTGACAGAGGAGTCGCTGGTCCAGACCCTGCAGGAGCGATTCCGGCGGCGCGACATCTAC aCCTACATTGGGAATGTGGTGATCTCAGTGAACCCGTACCAGTCCCTGCCCATCTACACCCCGGAGAAGGTGGAGGAATATCGCAACTGCAGCTTCTTCGCTGTGAAACCCCACAT CTATGCCATCGCTGACGATGCCTATCGCTCGCTGCGGGACCGGGACAGGGATCAGTGCATCCTCATCACCGGAGAGAGCGGCGCTGGCAAGACGG AGGCCAGCAAGCTGGTGATGTCCTACgtggcggccgtgagcagcaAAGGGGAGGAGGTGAACAAGgtgaaggagcagctgctgcagtccAACCCTGTGCTGGAGG cctttgGGAACGCTAAAACTGTCCGGAATGACAACTCCTCCCGATTT GGCAAGTACATGGACATCGAGTTCGACTTCAAAGGAGAACCCCTGGGAGGGGTCATCAGCAACT ACCTGCTGGAGAAATCCCGCATCGTCCGGCACGTGAAGGGCGAGAGGAACTTCCACATCTTCTaccagctcctggctggggctTCACCACAGCTGCTCC AGCAGCTGAAGCTGCGCCAGGACTGTGGGCACTACAGGTACCTGGACCGGGAGGGCTCCAGCCTGCCTGGCATGGATGATGCAGCCAACTTCCACGCTATGCAG GATGCCATGAGGATCATCGGCTTCTCACCCACAGaggtgacagagctgctgcaggtgacgGCCGTGGTGCTCAAACTGGGCAACgtccagctgagcagcagcttccaGGCCAGCGGGATGGAGGCCTGCAGCATCAGCGAGCCCCAGG AGCTGCGTGAGATCTGCGAGCTGATCGGGCTGGACCCCGGCAGGCTGGAGAGGGCGTTGTGCTCCCGCACGGTGAAGGCGCGGGATGAGACGGTgctcaccaccctcactgtcccccag ggTTACTACGGCCGGGACGCGCTGGCCAAGAACATCTACAGCCGCCTCTTTGACTGGCTGGTGCAGAGGATCAATGCCAGCATCCAG GTGAAGTCGGACAAGCAGAGGAAGGTGATGGGCGTCCTGGACATTTACGGCTTTGAGATCttccag GACAACGGCTTTGAGCAGTTCATCATCAACTACTGCAACGAGAAGCTGCAGCAGATCTTCATCCTGATGACGctgaaggaggagcaggaggaataCGTGCGAGAG GGCATCCAGTGGACCCCAGTGGAGTTTTTTGACAACAGCATCATCTGCAACTTGATTGAGAAC AGCACCACGGGGATCCTGGCCATGCTGGATGAGGAGTGTCTGAGGCCCGGCGTGGTCAACGAGGACACATTCCTCACCAAACTCAACCAGCTCCTGGCCACACACAAGCACTACGAGAGCAAGGAGACGCAGAACGCCCGGCGTGTCACCGACGCCAGCCTGCCGCCGCGCTGCTTCCGCATCCACCACTACGCCGGCAAG GTGACCTACAATGTGACGGGCTTCATCGAGAAGAACAACGACCTCCTCTTCCGTGACCTCTCTCAGGCCATGTGGGCGGCCCAGCACGCTCTGCTGCGCTCGCTCTTCCCCgagggggacccccaaaaagTCTCCCTCAAGCTGCCCCCCACTGCAGGCTTCCAGTTCAAGTCATCCGTGGCGATGCTGATGAAGAACCTCTactccaaaaaccccaactaCATCAG gtgcaTCAAACCCAACGACACCAAGTCAGCCATGGTGTTCACGCCGGAGCTGGTGCTGGCCCAGGTGCGCtacctggggctgctggagaacGTGCGGGTGCGGCGGGCGGGCTACGCCTTCCGCCAGCTCTACGGGCCCTTCCTGCAGCGCTACAAGATGCTCAACGCCCAAACGTGGCCCCGTTGGGACCGTGGGGACAG GGAGGGCAccgaggtgctgctggcaggtcTGCAGTTCCCCGCCGAGGAGCTGGCGTTTGGTCACACCAAAATCTTCATCCGCTCGCCGCGCACT CTCTTCGACCTGGAGCGGCGGCGCCAGGAGCGCGTGGCCGAGCTCGCCACCCTCATCCAGAAGATGTTCCGGGGCTGGCGGTGCCGGACCCAGTACCAGCTGATGCGCAAGAGCCAGATCCTCATCTCTGCCTGGTTCCGTGGCCACAGG CAAAAGAACAGATACAAGCAGATGAAGCGTTCAGCACTGATCCTCCAGGCTTATGCACGGGGCTGGAAG TCTCGCCGGCTCCTCCGGGAGCTGAAGTCCCAGTACCGACGCCACGCGGCCGCCACCACCATCGCTGCTCACTGGAGAGGGTACCAG GCACGCAAGACGTACAGGAAATATTTCCGTTCCAGCGCCAGCACCTGCCTGGCCAACTTCATCTACCAGCGCCTg GTGCAGAAGTACCTGGTGGGGCTGGCAAAGAACCTCCCGCCGCTGTCGGTGACCGACCGGACCTGGCCCCCGGCGCCCTACAGGTTCCTGGATAACACcaaccaggagctgaagaacatCTTCTACCACTGGAAG TGCAAGAAGTACCGTGACCAGCTGTCGGCGTCGCGGCGGGCGCAGCTGCAGGCCAGGCTCTGCGCCAGCGAGCTCTTCAAGGACAAGAAGACCCTCTACCCCAaaag cctgcagcagccattCCGCGGGGACTACCTGGGGCTGAAGCAGAACCCCAAGTACCAGAAGCTGCACGCGGTGGCCAAGGACAAGCTGGTGATGGCTGACAGCGTGAGGAAGGTGAACAGGGCCAGTGGGAAG ACAGTGCCAcgcctgctgctcctcaccaccGAGCACCTGGTCCTGGCTGACCCCAAGGCTGCCCAGCCCAAGAACGTGCTCAGCCTCAGTGACATCCGCGGCGTCTCCGTCACCCGCTTCTCTGATGGCTTCCTGGCCCTGCACCTCAAGGAG ATCTCCACAGTGGGGGCCAAGGGTGACTTCCTGCTGGTCAGTGACCACCTCATCGAGCTGGTGACTCGCCTGTACCAGACCTTCGAGGCCACCACGGGGCAGGCGCTGCCCCTGCACATCACTGACAG GTTCTCCACACGCTTCCCGAAGGGCGACGTGTCCATCACCGTGGTGGAGTCCCCCAAGGCCAGCACCAACGGCCCTGTCTGCAAGAAAAAGGGCAGCAACAAGATGGAGGTCCTGGTGTACTGA
- the MYO1A gene encoding unconventional myosin-Ia isoform X2: protein MEGSSSMLDAEAVADLVLLDPLTEESLVQTLQERFRRRDIYTYIGNVVISVNPYQSLPIYTPEKVEEYRNCSFFAVKPHIYAIADDAYRSLRDRDRDQCILITGESGAGKTEASKLVMSYVAAVSSKGEEVNKVKEQLLQSNPVLEAFGNAKTVRNDNSSRFGKYMDIEFDFKGEPLGGVISNYLLEKSRIVRHVKGERNFHIFYQLLAGASPQLLQQLKLRQDCGHYRYLDREGSSLPGMDDAANFHAMQDAMRIIGFSPTEVTELLQVTAVVLKLGNVQLSSSFQASGMEACSISEPQELREICELIGLDPGRLERALCSRTVKARDETVLTTLTVPQGYYGRDALAKNIYSRLFDWLVQRINASIQVKSDKQRKVMGVLDIYGFEIFQDNGFEQFIINYCNEKLQQIFILMTLKEEQEEYVREGIQWTPVEFFDNSIICNLIENSTTGILAMLDEECLRPGVVNEDTFLTKLNQLLATHKHYESKETQNARRVTDASLPPRCFRIHHYAGKVTYNVTGFIEKNNDLLFRDLSQAMWAAQHALLRSLFPEGDPQKVSLKLPPTAGFQFKSSVAMLMKNLYSKNPNYIRCIKPNDTKSAMVFTPELVLAQVRYLGLLENVRVRRAGYAFRQLYGPFLQRYKMLNAQTWPRWDRGDREGTEVLLAGLQFPAEELAFGHTKIFIRSPRTLFDLERRRQERVAELATLIQKMFRGWRCRTQYQLMRKSQILISAWFRGHRQKNRYKQMKRSALILQAYARGWKARKTYRKYFRSSASTCLANFIYQRLVQKYLVGLAKNLPPLSVTDRTWPPAPYRFLDNTNQELKNIFYHWKCKKYRDQLSASRRAQLQARLCASELFKDKKTLYPKSLQQPFRGDYLGLKQNPKYQKLHAVAKDKLVMADSVRKVNRASGKTVPRLLLLTTEHLVLADPKAAQPKNVLSLSDIRGVSVTRFSDGFLALHLKEISTVGAKGDFLLVSDHLIELVTRLYQTFEATTGQALPLHITDRFSTRFPKGDVSITVVESPKASTNGPVCKKKGSNKMEVLVY, encoded by the exons ATGGAAGGCTCCTCGTCGATGCTGGACGCCGAGGCTGTGGCGGATCTGGTGCTGCTGGACCCGCTGACAGAGGAGTCGCTGGTCCAGACCCTGCAGGAGCGATTCCGGCGGCGCGACATCTAC aCCTACATTGGGAATGTGGTGATCTCAGTGAACCCGTACCAGTCCCTGCCCATCTACACCCCGGAGAAGGTGGAGGAATATCGCAACTGCAGCTTCTTCGCTGTGAAACCCCACAT CTATGCCATCGCTGACGATGCCTATCGCTCGCTGCGGGACCGGGACAGGGATCAGTGCATCCTCATCACCGGAGAGAGCGGCGCTGGCAAGACGG AGGCCAGCAAGCTGGTGATGTCCTACgtggcggccgtgagcagcaAAGGGGAGGAGGTGAACAAGgtgaaggagcagctgctgcagtccAACCCTGTGCTGGAGG cctttgGGAACGCTAAAACTGTCCGGAATGACAACTCCTCCCGATTT GGCAAGTACATGGACATCGAGTTCGACTTCAAAGGAGAACCCCTGGGAGGGGTCATCAGCAACT ACCTGCTGGAGAAATCCCGCATCGTCCGGCACGTGAAGGGCGAGAGGAACTTCCACATCTTCTaccagctcctggctggggctTCACCACAGCTGCTCC AGCAGCTGAAGCTGCGCCAGGACTGTGGGCACTACAGGTACCTGGACCGGGAGGGCTCCAGCCTGCCTGGCATGGATGATGCAGCCAACTTCCACGCTATGCAG GATGCCATGAGGATCATCGGCTTCTCACCCACAGaggtgacagagctgctgcaggtgacgGCCGTGGTGCTCAAACTGGGCAACgtccagctgagcagcagcttccaGGCCAGCGGGATGGAGGCCTGCAGCATCAGCGAGCCCCAGG AGCTGCGTGAGATCTGCGAGCTGATCGGGCTGGACCCCGGCAGGCTGGAGAGGGCGTTGTGCTCCCGCACGGTGAAGGCGCGGGATGAGACGGTgctcaccaccctcactgtcccccag ggTTACTACGGCCGGGACGCGCTGGCCAAGAACATCTACAGCCGCCTCTTTGACTGGCTGGTGCAGAGGATCAATGCCAGCATCCAG GTGAAGTCGGACAAGCAGAGGAAGGTGATGGGCGTCCTGGACATTTACGGCTTTGAGATCttccag GACAACGGCTTTGAGCAGTTCATCATCAACTACTGCAACGAGAAGCTGCAGCAGATCTTCATCCTGATGACGctgaaggaggagcaggaggaataCGTGCGAGAG GGCATCCAGTGGACCCCAGTGGAGTTTTTTGACAACAGCATCATCTGCAACTTGATTGAGAAC AGCACCACGGGGATCCTGGCCATGCTGGATGAGGAGTGTCTGAGGCCCGGCGTGGTCAACGAGGACACATTCCTCACCAAACTCAACCAGCTCCTGGCCACACACAAGCACTACGAGAGCAAGGAGACGCAGAACGCCCGGCGTGTCACCGACGCCAGCCTGCCGCCGCGCTGCTTCCGCATCCACCACTACGCCGGCAAG GTGACCTACAATGTGACGGGCTTCATCGAGAAGAACAACGACCTCCTCTTCCGTGACCTCTCTCAGGCCATGTGGGCGGCCCAGCACGCTCTGCTGCGCTCGCTCTTCCCCgagggggacccccaaaaagTCTCCCTCAAGCTGCCCCCCACTGCAGGCTTCCAGTTCAAGTCATCCGTGGCGATGCTGATGAAGAACCTCTactccaaaaaccccaactaCATCAG gtgcaTCAAACCCAACGACACCAAGTCAGCCATGGTGTTCACGCCGGAGCTGGTGCTGGCCCAGGTGCGCtacctggggctgctggagaacGTGCGGGTGCGGCGGGCGGGCTACGCCTTCCGCCAGCTCTACGGGCCCTTCCTGCAGCGCTACAAGATGCTCAACGCCCAAACGTGGCCCCGTTGGGACCGTGGGGACAG GGAGGGCAccgaggtgctgctggcaggtcTGCAGTTCCCCGCCGAGGAGCTGGCGTTTGGTCACACCAAAATCTTCATCCGCTCGCCGCGCACT CTCTTCGACCTGGAGCGGCGGCGCCAGGAGCGCGTGGCCGAGCTCGCCACCCTCATCCAGAAGATGTTCCGGGGCTGGCGGTGCCGGACCCAGTACCAGCTGATGCGCAAGAGCCAGATCCTCATCTCTGCCTGGTTCCGTGGCCACAGG CAAAAGAACAGATACAAGCAGATGAAGCGTTCAGCACTGATCCTCCAGGCTTATGCACGGGGCTGGAAG GCACGCAAGACGTACAGGAAATATTTCCGTTCCAGCGCCAGCACCTGCCTGGCCAACTTCATCTACCAGCGCCTg GTGCAGAAGTACCTGGTGGGGCTGGCAAAGAACCTCCCGCCGCTGTCGGTGACCGACCGGACCTGGCCCCCGGCGCCCTACAGGTTCCTGGATAACACcaaccaggagctgaagaacatCTTCTACCACTGGAAG TGCAAGAAGTACCGTGACCAGCTGTCGGCGTCGCGGCGGGCGCAGCTGCAGGCCAGGCTCTGCGCCAGCGAGCTCTTCAAGGACAAGAAGACCCTCTACCCCAaaag cctgcagcagccattCCGCGGGGACTACCTGGGGCTGAAGCAGAACCCCAAGTACCAGAAGCTGCACGCGGTGGCCAAGGACAAGCTGGTGATGGCTGACAGCGTGAGGAAGGTGAACAGGGCCAGTGGGAAG ACAGTGCCAcgcctgctgctcctcaccaccGAGCACCTGGTCCTGGCTGACCCCAAGGCTGCCCAGCCCAAGAACGTGCTCAGCCTCAGTGACATCCGCGGCGTCTCCGTCACCCGCTTCTCTGATGGCTTCCTGGCCCTGCACCTCAAGGAG ATCTCCACAGTGGGGGCCAAGGGTGACTTCCTGCTGGTCAGTGACCACCTCATCGAGCTGGTGACTCGCCTGTACCAGACCTTCGAGGCCACCACGGGGCAGGCGCTGCCCCTGCACATCACTGACAG GTTCTCCACACGCTTCCCGAAGGGCGACGTGTCCATCACCGTGGTGGAGTCCCCCAAGGCCAGCACCAACGGCCCTGTCTGCAAGAAAAAGGGCAGCAACAAGATGGAGGTCCTGGTGTACTGA
- the ZBTB39 gene encoding zinc finger and BTB domain-containing protein 39, with protein sequence MGMRIKLHSTNHPNNLLKELNKCRLSETMCDVTILVGSRSFAAHKAVLACAAGYFQNLFLNTGLDAARTYVVDFITPANFEKILSFVYTSELFTDLINVGVIYEVAERLGMEDLLQACHSTFPDLESSAITKQPALSVGEGRAGVLSSTSSEQSHSLGDIRGGVEHFGPERNYLLHGDVVGSYKEDERSAVGEASQALPLMHPQQPPKTEQESDAGQFTPVTGLGAQPGGNVVAQTTGSSCPQFKAQSNGDYSKGGFFPTDPSLDVSTGSNSCPSNSDHSKEQGFEQMDELQLEDLGEAELHFEDAGEELVPSEEVIELSDDSEEELAFESDSRDSKAMPCQVCKKVLEPNIQLIRQHARDHVDLLTGNCKVCETHFQDRNSRVTHVLSHIGIFLFSCDMCETKFFTQWQLTLHRRDGVFDNNVIVHPSDPLPGKVAVFGGGPGPELACAACGKPLAKDFHTVRNHLLEHVNLKSQTCGVCDQRHLSLCSLLWHALSHLGISVFSCSVCASSFVDRQLLEKHLAVHQHVEEALFQCHFCSQSFKLEAAYRYHVSQHKCGGSLDIRAGFGERLQPQGLPKRKLPEEFLSEDLALQNQPGNSKYSCKVCGKRFAHTSEFNYHRRIHTGEKPYQCKVCHKFFRGRSTIKCHLRTHSGALMYRCTVCGHYSSTLNLMSKHIGVHKGSLPPDFTIEQTFMYIIHSKEAEKNTDS encoded by the coding sequence ATGGGCATGAGGATCAAGCTGCACAGCACCAACCACCCCAACAACCTGCTGAAGGAACTCAACAAGTGCCGCCTCTCCGAGACCATGTGCGACGTCACCATCCTGGTGGGCTCCCGCTCCTTCGCTGCCCACAAGGCCGTGCtggcctgtgctgctggctaCTTCCAGAACCTCTTCCTCAACACTGGGCTGGACGCTGCCAGGACCTACGTGGTGGATTTCATCACGCCAGCCAACTTTGAGAAGATCCTGAGCTTTGTGTACACCTCGGAGCTCTTCACCGACCTCATCAACGTGGGGGTGATCTACGAGGTGGCGGAGAGGTTGGGCATGGAGGATCTGCTGCAGGCTTGTCACTCCACCTTCCCTGACCTGGAGAGCTCGGCCATCACCAAGCAGCCTGCTCTGTCAGTGggggaaggcagggctggggtgctgAGCAGCACCTCCTCGGAGCAGAGCCACTCTTTGGGGGACATCCGGGGTGGTGTGGAGCATTTTGGCCCCGAGAGGAATTATCTCCTGCACGGGGACGTGGTGGGAAGCTACAAAGAGGATGAGAGGAGTGCTGTGGGTGAGGCCAGCCAGGCTCTTCCCCTGAtgcacccacagcagcctccCAAGACGGAGCAGGAGTCTGATGCAGGACAATTCACTCCAGTCACGGGtctgggggctcagcctggtGGGAATGTCGTGGCACAAAccactggcagctcctgccctcagTTCAAGGCCCAGAGCAATGGTGACTACAGCAAGGGTGGCTTCTTCCCCACTGACCCCTCCCTGGATGTCTCCACGGGGAGCAATTCCTGTCCCAGCAACAGCGACCACTCCAAAGAGCAGGGATTCGAGCAGATggatgagctccagctggaggatttgggggaggcCGAGCTGCATTTTGAGGATGCTGGAGAAGAGCTGGTGCCATCTGAGGAGGTGATTGAGCTCAGTGATGACAGCGAGGAGGAACTGGCCTTTGAGAGCGACAGCCGGGACAGCAAGGCCATGCCCTGCCAGGTGTGCAAGAAGGTTCTGGAACCCAACATCCAGCTGATCCGCCAGCACGCCAGGGACCACGTGGACCTGCTCACGGGGAACTGCAAGGTGTGTGAGACCCACTTCCAGGACCGTAACTCCAGGGTGACCCACGTGCTGTCCCACATTggcatcttcctcttctcctgtgACATGTGCGAGACCAAGTTCTTCACCCAGTGGCAGCTGACGCTGCACCGGCGGGACGGGGTCTTCGACAACAACGTCATCGTCCACCCCAGTGACCCCCTCCCGGGGAAAGTGGCTGTTTTTGGGGGAGGGCCCGGCCCTGAGCTggcctgtgctgcctgtgggaAGCCCTTGGCCAAAGATTTCCACACGGTGCGGAACCACTTGCTGGAGCACGTGAACCTGAAGAGCCAAACGTGCGGCGTGTGCGACCAGCGGCACCTGAGCCTCTGCAGCCTGCTGTGGCACgccctgtcccacctgggcaTCTCTGTCTTCTCCTGCTCAGTGTGTGCCAGCAGCTTTGTGgacaggcagctcctggagaagcACCTGGCCGTGCACCAGCACGTGGAGGAGGCTCTTTTCCAGTGCCACttctgcagccagagcttcAAGCTGGAAGCCGCTTACCGCTACCACGTCAGCCAGCACAAATGTGGGGGCAGCCTGGACAtcagggcagggtttggggagcGCCTGCAGCCGCAGGGGCTGCCCAAGAGGAAGCTGCCTGAGGAGTTTTTGAGCGAGGATCTAGCTCTGCAGAACCAGCCAGGGAACAGCAAGTACAGCTGCAAGGTTTGTGGCAAGAGGTTTGCCCACACCAGCGAGTTCAACTaccaccggcgcatccacaccggggagaagCCCTACCAGTGCAAGGTGTGCCACAAGTTCTTCCGAGGGCGTTCCACCATCAAGTGTCACCTGAGGACACACTCGGGGGCCCTGATGTATCGCTGCACGGTGTGTGGCCACTACAGCTCCACGCTCAACCTGATGAGCAAGCACATAGGGGTGCACAAGGGCAGCCTCCCGCCCGACTTCACCATCGAGCAGACTTTCATGTACATCATCCATTCCAAAGAGGCTGAGAAAAACACGGATAGCTGA
- the GPR182 gene encoding G-protein coupled receptor 182 yields MAEEVTTVPMETHTVPSEYSDYHNLSELFYLLNHTYTFCEFSLDENIKRVVLFILYLVIFVVGLVENLLVIWVNWQTRGTKNLVNLYIINMAIADLGVLLSLPIWMLEVMLDYTWLWGSFLCRFTHYFYFANMYASIFFLTCLSVDRYVTLTSSSVFWQRHQHRARRAVCACCWLLAAAIPVLEVAHMQLVNTGEPICIFMAPFETYDEWALAVSLATTTVGFLIPFPVIAAFNVLTARFVRRAKPESRKHCLLIYAYIGVFLLSWLPFHVVLTLLTLEGNHIILHCTFAHLLYFFYDIIDCFTLLHCVVNPILYNFLSKNFRSKLISAVVKYIPKDHGGQKGAGNSSSSTQHSIVIAKDNSPPN; encoded by the coding sequence aTGGCCGAGGAGGTGACCACTGTCCCCATGGAGACACACACTGTCCCGAGTGAGTACAGCGACTACCACAACCTGTCCGAGCTGTTCTACCTCCTGAACCACACCTACACCTTCTGCGAGTTCAGCCTGGACGAGAACATCAAACGAGTCGTTCTCTTCATCCTCTACCTGGTCATCTTCGTGGTGGGCTTGGTGGAGAACCTCCTCGTCATCTGGGTCAACTGGCAGACAAGGGGCACCAAGAACTTGGTCAACCTGTACATCATCAACATGGCCATCGCCGACCTGGGCGTGCTGCTCTCGCTGCCCATCTGGATGCTGGAGGTGATGCTGGATTACAcctggctctggggcagctTCCTCTGCCGCTTCACCCACTACTTCTACTTCGCCAACATGTACGCCAGCATCTTCTTCCTCACCTGCCTGAGCGTGGATCGCTACGTGACCCTGACCAGCTCCTCTGTTTTCTGGCAGCGGCACCAGCACCGCGCGCGCCGCGCCGTCTGCgcctgctgctggctcctggccgCCGCCATCCCCGTGCTGGAGGTGGCCCACATGCAGCTGGTCAACACCGGGGAGCCCATCTGCATCTTCATGGCTCCTTTTGAGACGTACGACGAGTGGGCTCTGGCGGTCAGCTTGGCCACCACCACCGTCGGCTTCCTCATCCCCTTCCCCGTCATCGCGGCGTTCAACGTGCTGACGGCGCGCTTCGTCCGGCGTGCCAAGCCCGAGAGCCGCAAGCACTGCCTGCTCATCTACGCCTACATTGGGGTGTTCCTGCTCAGCTGGCTGCCCTTCCACgtggtgctgaccctgctgaCCCTCGAGGGCAACCACATCATCCTGCACTGCACCTTCGCCCACCTCCTCTACTTCTTCTACGACATCATCGACTGCTTCACGCTGCTGCACTGCGTTGTCAACCCCATCCTCTACAACTTCCTCAGCAAGAACTTCCGCAGCAAACTCATCTCCGCCGTGGTCAAGTACATCCCCAAGGACCACGGTGGCCAGAAGGGAGCTGGGAATTCCTCCTCCAGCACGCAGCACTCCATAGTCATCGCGAAGGACAACAGCCCTCCCAACTAA